One genomic segment of Marinitoga piezophila KA3 includes these proteins:
- a CDS encoding Hsp20/alpha crystallin family protein, with translation MSEIRRYENRNFFEPFETLRREIERLFDDFGTLDTLERPVMPVAMPKLDIYETEKEIVIEADVPGYDKKEINIKLDDDILTISAEKKDTKEEKGKNYLRRERFFGKFERAIKLPDYIDYEKIKAHFKDGVLKIEIPKLPEKVKKFKEISID, from the coding sequence ATGAGCGAAATCAGAAGATATGAAAACAGAAACTTCTTTGAACCATTTGAAACATTAAGAAGAGAAATTGAAAGATTATTCGATGATTTTGGAACATTAGATACATTAGAAAGACCTGTAATGCCTGTAGCAATGCCAAAATTAGACATTTACGAAACAGAAAAAGAAATAGTAATTGAAGCAGATGTTCCAGGATATGACAAGAAAGAAATCAACATAAAATTAGATGATGACATATTAACAATTTCAGCAGAAAAGAAAGACACAAAAGAAGAAAAAGGCAAAAATTACTTAAGAAGAGAAAGATTCTTTGGAAAATTTGAAAGAGCTATAAAACTTCCAGATTACATAGACTATGAAAAAATAAAGGCTCACTTTAAAGATGGTGTTTTAAAGATTGAAATTCCTAAACTTCCAGAAAAGGTTAAAAAGTTCAAAGAAATTAGTATTGATTAA
- a CDS encoding MBL fold metallo-hydrolase: MEILFLGTAASEGYPNPFCSCENCQKAREEGKKSIRLRSSVLIDDNLLIDFGPDIVASANRFGKDLTKVKHILITHGHSDHLFIKNLDYRNPVFSGTFDQLDHVDLIVPNKLGSIIKERTELHKISLMSVEPFITLHINGYIVYTLKANHTSEYGETPLNFLIEKDNDWLLYGVDTGIFLPETIEFIKEKLNGKIINKVILDATMGINKKYQFHMDFEEVISTKDFFEKMGIIDNNSKVIATHFSHLHNPIHSELEKLYSTKGIITAFDGLKIK, encoded by the coding sequence ATGGAAATTTTATTTCTTGGAACAGCCGCTTCAGAAGGATATCCAAATCCATTTTGTTCCTGTGAAAACTGCCAGAAAGCACGTGAAGAAGGTAAAAAAAGCATTAGACTACGTTCAAGTGTTTTAATCGATGATAATCTATTAATTGATTTTGGACCTGATATAGTAGCTTCTGCAAATAGATTTGGAAAGGATTTAACAAAGGTAAAACATATACTTATAACTCATGGTCATTCAGATCATTTATTCATAAAAAACCTCGATTACAGAAATCCTGTTTTTTCCGGAACGTTCGATCAATTAGATCATGTTGATTTAATTGTTCCAAACAAATTGGGTTCAATAATAAAAGAAAGAACCGAATTACATAAAATCAGTCTTATGTCAGTAGAACCTTTTATTACACTACATATAAATGGATATATAGTATATACATTAAAAGCAAATCACACTTCAGAATACGGTGAAACACCTTTAAACTTCCTTATTGAAAAAGATAATGACTGGCTATTATACGGAGTGGATACAGGCATTTTTCTCCCGGAAACAATAGAATTTATAAAAGAAAAATTAAATGGAAAGATTATAAATAAAGTTATTCTTGATGCCACAATGGGAATTAACAAAAAATATCAATTCCATATGGATTTTGAAGAAGTTATTTCAACAAAAGATTTTTTTGAAAAAATGGGAATTATCGATAATAACAGTAAAGTTATCGCTACACATTTTTCTCATCTTCACAATCCAATTCACTCAGAATTAGAAAAATTATACTCAACTAAAGGTATTATAACTGCTTTTGATGGACTTAAAATAAAATAA
- a CDS encoding IS110 family transposase, whose protein sequence is MITVGIDISSTKFDVAIFDGEKFKHYVFKQSYDGFNEFFDLIKGIDDEYMIAMESTGTYHVALKQFLNKKGIQVLVLHPYSLKNFMKSFSHSKTDKIDSKNIAKAVYILKDYVIKSSEPEDLVLELRNLLRARESIAKNLGSLKTQLKNDLKKYMPELLNHFSKMDSPVLLKLLSRYPTLNSIMKHRRKATNLLASFKNWNKEKALKVINDLKISIGIRHDSSAILIKSKIILIKDYKEQLELLEEEIQRIANELIGNFKDNDSNEKNNKHKNERDYDNHESNNNQNRKDKNITENEYYQAYRAIMSIPDSGELVTPYTIISEIGDISRFKTKRHLVSYIGFDPTISQSGKYRKNKRISKKGNSHLRRIFSLWAERIIKSIPQYKAKYESLIERGKPRKVALTAITRKLIELVYTLWKNKTTFNYEYLNLKTA, encoded by the coding sequence ATGATTACTGTTGGAATTGACATTTCATCAACTAAATTTGATGTTGCCATATTTGATGGTGAAAAGTTTAAACACTATGTTTTCAAACAATCATATGATGGTTTTAATGAATTCTTTGATTTGATTAAAGGTATTGATGACGAGTATATGATTGCAATGGAATCAACAGGAACTTATCATGTTGCACTAAAACAATTCTTAAACAAAAAAGGTATTCAAGTTTTGGTTTTACATCCATATTCACTTAAAAACTTCATGAAATCTTTTAGTCATTCAAAGACTGATAAGATTGATTCAAAAAATATTGCTAAAGCTGTATATATACTAAAAGATTATGTAATAAAATCATCTGAACCTGAGGATTTGGTTTTAGAATTGAGAAATTTACTTAGAGCAAGAGAAAGTATTGCTAAAAATCTTGGTTCATTAAAAACACAATTAAAGAATGACTTAAAAAAGTATATGCCTGAATTGTTAAATCATTTTTCTAAGATGGATTCACCAGTCTTACTAAAATTATTATCAAGATATCCAACTTTAAATTCAATAATGAAACATAGAAGAAAAGCAACTAATTTACTTGCTTCATTTAAAAATTGGAATAAAGAAAAAGCATTAAAAGTAATAAACGATTTAAAAATTTCAATAGGAATTAGACATGACTCATCAGCAATATTGATTAAATCAAAAATAATTTTAATAAAAGATTATAAAGAACAACTTGAATTACTGGAAGAAGAAATACAAAGAATTGCAAATGAATTAATTGGAAACTTCAAAGATAATGATTCCAACGAGAAAAATAATAAACATAAAAATGAACGCGATTATGATAATCATGAAAGCAATAATAATCAAAATAGAAAAGATAAAAATATTACTGAAAACGAATATTATCAAGCGTATAGAGCGATAATGTCAATCCCAGATTCAGGTGAGTTAGTAACTCCATATACAATAATATCAGAAATAGGAGATATATCAAGATTTAAAACCAAAAGACATCTTGTTTCATATATAGGATTTGATCCAACAATATCGCAATCTGGAAAATATAGAAAAAACAAAAGAATATCTAAAAAAGGAAACAGTCATTTAAGACGCATATTCTCACTGTGGGCAGAAAGAATAATAAAATCTATTCCACAATACAAGGCGAAATATGAATCGCTAATAGAAAGAGGAAAACCAAGAAAAGTAGCACTAACAGCAATAACAAGAAAACTAATTGAACTGGTATATACATTGTGGAAAAATAAAACGACATTTAACTACGAATACTTAAATCTAAAAACTGCATAA
- the malE gene encoding maltose/maltodextrin ABC transporter substrate-binding protein MalE encodes MKKFGIILLLVIFAITSFAASNKIVIWCSEKQADFIKTYGEKFTRDTGILVEVQQVNFGDIKSKFLTAAQAGEGPDIIIGAHDWVGELAANGLIDSIPFSAIETDKFAKSGLDAFTVNGKLYGVPYAIEAVALLYNKDYVEEPPKTIEELKELAAEYTTDETLGLVYDAGNFYFSYGFIAGNGGYVFKWTKENGYDTTDIGLANEGAVKGAELIKSFFDEGLIPQGANYGTMDSMFKDGLAAMIINGPWAVKDYINAGIDFGVLPLTELELSDGHYGKPFVGVQGLMINARSENKALAKEFVINYLATKEGVYQFYLADPRLPARTDVAAIIEEKGGPVPKEIVDGFVKSAAGGEPMPNVPEMGAVWGPMGDALSQIINGQAEPAQALKEAVEKIKTALNK; translated from the coding sequence GGCAGATTTCATAAAAACATATGGAGAAAAGTTTACAAGAGATACAGGAATATTAGTTGAAGTACAACAGGTAAACTTTGGAGATATAAAATCAAAATTCTTAACAGCAGCACAGGCAGGAGAAGGTCCAGACATTATTATAGGGGCTCATGACTGGGTTGGAGAATTAGCAGCAAATGGACTTATTGATTCAATTCCATTTTCAGCAATAGAAACAGATAAATTTGCAAAATCAGGACTAGATGCGTTCACAGTAAATGGAAAATTATATGGTGTTCCATATGCAATTGAAGCAGTTGCATTATTATACAATAAAGATTATGTTGAAGAACCACCAAAAACAATAGAAGAATTAAAAGAATTAGCAGCAGAATATACAACAGATGAAACATTAGGATTAGTATATGATGCAGGTAACTTCTATTTCTCATATGGATTTATAGCAGGAAATGGTGGATATGTATTTAAATGGACAAAAGAAAATGGATATGACACAACAGATATAGGGCTTGCAAATGAAGGTGCAGTTAAAGGGGCAGAATTAATAAAATCATTCTTTGATGAAGGATTAATTCCACAGGGTGCAAATTATGGAACAATGGATTCAATGTTTAAAGATGGTTTAGCAGCAATGATAATCAATGGACCATGGGCAGTAAAAGATTATATAAATGCTGGTATTGATTTTGGAGTATTACCATTAACAGAATTAGAATTATCAGATGGACATTATGGAAAACCATTTGTTGGAGTACAGGGATTAATGATAAATGCAAGAAGCGAAAACAAAGCATTGGCAAAAGAATTTGTAATTAATTATCTTGCAACAAAAGAAGGAGTATATCAGTTCTATCTTGCAGATCCAAGATTACCAGCAAGAACAGATGTAGCAGCAATAATCGAAGAAAAAGGTGGACCAGTTCCAAAAGAAATAGTAGATGGATTTGTAAAGAGTGCAGCTGGCGGAGAACCAATGCCAAATGTTCCGGAAATGGGTGCAGTATGGGGACCAATGGGTGATGCTTTAAGCCAGATTATCAATGGTCAGGCAGAACCTGCACAGGCATTAAAAGAAGCAGTTGAAAAGATAAAAACAGCATTAAATAAGTAA
- the udk gene encoding uridine kinase, translating into MYIIGIAGGTGSGKTTVAYKMREILGTENCEILPMDNYYRDLSHETLEERKKHNYDHPSMIENELMFEHLNMLKENKVIDLPEYDFSQFTRVGSVKFEPKPIIIVEGIFALYYEELRKMYDLAIYVDTENDIRFIRRLERDIKERGRDLDSVIKQYTNTVKPMHDAYVEPTKKYADIIIPEGGFNEKAIQVVVNYIFRKML; encoded by the coding sequence ATGTATATTATTGGTATAGCAGGAGGGACCGGTTCAGGAAAGACAACAGTAGCATATAAAATGAGGGAAATTCTTGGAACCGAAAATTGCGAGATATTGCCTATGGATAATTATTATAGGGATTTAAGCCATGAGACTTTGGAGGAAAGAAAAAAGCATAATTATGATCATCCAAGTATGATAGAAAATGAATTAATGTTTGAACATTTAAATATGCTGAAAGAAAATAAAGTTATCGATTTACCTGAATATGATTTTTCTCAATTTACCCGTGTGGGATCTGTGAAGTTTGAACCAAAACCAATAATAATAGTTGAAGGTATTTTTGCCCTGTATTACGAAGAATTAAGAAAAATGTATGATCTTGCTATATATGTTGATACAGAAAACGATATAAGGTTTATTAGAAGGCTTGAAAGGGATATAAAAGAAAGAGGAAGAGATTTGGATTCTGTAATTAAGCAATATACAAATACAGTTAAACCAATGCATGATGCATATGTAGAACCCACTAAAAAGTATGCAGATATTATAATTCCCGAAGGTGGATTTAATGAAAAAGCAATTCAGGTTGTTGTAAATTATATATTTAGAAAAATGTTATAA
- the yfcE gene encoding phosphodiesterase, protein MKLAIISDTHGSLFYFEKAYKYLKEADRVIHLGDYLYHGPRNPLPEGYNPMELSKKLNEFKRKTFITGNCDSQIDMKLLNIPEPVPYAVESYGSFNFFFTHGWNPTIEDAENLAKKYKCQFLIHGHTHIPKFEEKEDITIINPGSVSLPKNNTPHSILIVEINDSIKFEFIDIIKDEKYELK, encoded by the coding sequence ATGAAACTTGCTATAATAAGCGATACACATGGTTCTTTGTTTTATTTTGAAAAGGCGTATAAGTATTTAAAAGAAGCAGATAGAGTTATCCATCTTGGTGATTATTTATATCATGGACCAAGAAATCCTTTGCCTGAAGGTTATAATCCTATGGAATTATCTAAAAAATTAAATGAATTTAAAAGAAAAACGTTTATTACAGGTAATTGTGATTCTCAAATAGATATGAAATTATTAAATATACCTGAACCGGTTCCATATGCTGTGGAAAGTTATGGCTCATTTAATTTTTTCTTCACACATGGCTGGAATCCTACAATTGAGGATGCAGAAAATCTTGCTAAAAAATATAAATGCCAATTTTTAATACATGGACATACGCATATTCCTAAATTTGAAGAAAAAGAAGATATAACAATTATTAATCCGGGAAGTGTTTCTTTGCCAAAGAATAATACTCCACATAGTATTTTAATAGTTGAAATAAATGACTCAATAAAATTCGAATTTATAGATATAATTAAAGATGAAAAATATGAATTAAAATAA